Proteins encoded by one window of Passer domesticus isolate bPasDom1 chromosome 10, bPasDom1.hap1, whole genome shotgun sequence:
- the LOC135309357 gene encoding uncharacterized protein LOC135309357, whose protein sequence is MMWKTIGSVGPAVEKVLPTLLCVMEDWPVHSASTSDGDDTDVSALAATLVIWVIVQVPECHEGILPHSSRLFVALLFHIVITAKRMPPAEAGHFWKACRKEHRLTINPSRFAVQTMKALLYRLQCDNEVMAMERKRGWDTLLTARTQHYAVGLLARDMCHVLTSMFSHVAYRLLLVLSCEKPRWDLPFLAFLVEVLECLDWNKCAHTVLKIMSSCLHSKCREQRRLALRGLVVLSKDPSMVRRGSG, encoded by the exons atGATGTGGAAAACCATAGGATCAGTGGGACCAGCAGTGGAGAAAGTGCTGCCAACACTGCTGTGTGTGATGGAGGACTGGCCTGTGCACAGCGCATCCACCTCCGATGGGGATGACACAGATGtttctgccctggct gcaactctggtgatctggGTGATTGTCCAGGTGCCCGAGTGCCACGAGGGCATACTCCCTCATTCTTCCcgcctgtttgtggctctgctcttccataTTGTCATCACAGCAAAGAGGATGCCACCAGCAGAAGCTGGGCACTTCTGGAAAGCATGTCGCAAAGAACATCGCCTTACCATCAACCCCAGCAG gtttgcagtgcagaccatgaaggctctgctctacCGACTGCAGTGTGACAATGAGGTGATGGCTATGGAGCGCAAGcgtggctgggacacgctgctgacTGCTCGCACCcagcactatgccgtgggtctgctggccag GGATATGTGCCATGTCTTGACCTCCATGTTTTCCCATGTCGCATACCGCCTTCTCCTTGTGCTCAGCTGTGAAAAGCCAAGGTGGGATCTGCCCTTCCTGGcattccttgtggag gtcctcgagtgcctggactggAACAAATGTGCTCACACTGTCCTGAAGATCATGTCAagttgcctgcacagcaaatgCAGGGAGCAGCGTCGCCtggcgctcagaggcctcgtggtgctcagcaaggatccctcgatggtgagaaggggcagcggctga